AGAGTGGGAGGGGCGAAGGAACGGTCAGAGAACCACAGCCCACAGTGGTGACTACTACTGTGATGGCTGAGTGGGTGCCTTTCACAGTTCCCATCCGGACTGACAAAACCTTGCTGGTGTGGGAGCTGAGTTCCGGACCCTGGACCGAGGCCTTGCAGGTGAGCTggccagggtggagggagggatgcaGAAAGCCGCCCTCGCCCCAATAACTGGGAGTCCCGGGCCAGGtgacccccacctccctgcacgAGCCTGGCGTTGCAAGGTGACCCCCCAAACAAATCAATATAGAATAATGCTTTGGCGGGGAGTGGGCTGCGGGTGGGGAAGGGAACGCGTAGTAGTGGCGGGGCGGGAAGGCGGCGGTGATTCGGCGCCGGGCTCTCTTGACTACCCGCTTGGGGCTAGAGGTCGACTAGGCGCTGAGCCCAGAAAGGCGCGGCGCGGCGCTGGCAGCTAGGGTGCACGGGCGAGAGCCATTAACCACCGGAGCTGCGAGGGGCGGAGGAAGCGAATTCGGcgatggggaagggagaggccgCACGCGCGCACGCGAGCAGCGCCCCGCTTGCCTCCTTCGCCTGGCTCCGCGCGGGACGATGGAGAGGGAATGGTTGGCCTGGTTTGCCCCGGTCCCGCGGGTCCAGTAACGTCCCCCTCGCGCGCGCCGAGGGTGCGAGGCGGGTTCCGCTATGCTGTgatttcccctccccacccctcccgcaCCTCAGGCAGCGGAAGGCAGGCGGTGCCGTGCGCAGGTGCTCCGGGCagagacccccacccccccgccccacgGCTTGGGGCGGCCCGAGGTGGGGCCGGGCAGACGGCGGCTGCTGCTGAGGAGGCGCCAGCCCTGGTCAGGCCCCGCTCCCCTACCCCAGCCTTATGCCCAACCTTGTACTCAACCCACAGGCCCCTGGTGCCCGCGTTCGGCGCGGCCTCCCGTGGCCTGGGCGTGTTGGGTCAGTAGTGCCTGGGCCCTGGGACTGCAGGGGTCAAGAGGTTGGGGTACTGAGTGTGGAGGAAGGGTGATGGGGTATGAGGAAGAGAATGGTGGAGGCAGCGTAAAGGTGAAAGTTACAGAGCTCCGCTGGGCCAAGTGGTTAGTGGTGGCAGGTGGGAGTGTAGCAGAGTGATGGGCGTGCAGAGTGGGGAGTAACTGGGGACCGCTGTGGTGTTTAGGTGTGGCTTGGAGGAGGTCTGTAGCCATTGGAGGTGAGGGGTACAGAGTAGCTGGCTTCGCAGCGTAAATTAGAATAGGAGCAGGGTGACACCTGATGTGGAAtagagagggggaaggggctaGGGGCCGTGATTGAGTAGTGGGACTAAGGACAGGTCTTGAGAACTGAGCGAGGCACTGTTTGCTCAGAACAGAGTGATGTGTCTGTGGTGTGCTTTACAGGGAGAGACCCAGGAACCTGAGAGGGGAGTGCACTGGGGAGGCATTGAGGAAGGGCAGGACCAAAGGATTGTTCCCCCATTGTCTGCTGGGCCCCTTCTTCCCCACCCAACATAAGATGATGAGGCCCTGATGAGAAAGGTCTTTGTGAAGAGAGGGGCAGGTCCAGGTCTCCATAGGATGTTACGATTTTGGAGGGCCCAGCAGGCTTTTGGGGCTCCAGTGCCCCAGTGGTAGGGGATGGGACTGTCCTAGTGTCATGAGTCCCTTCCAGTGTTGGCTGCTTTTGTTCCTCTCCTGTTGCCTCgatgtctggtttttcttttgtcaACAACTTACAGAATCAGTTCTTGAGGCCAGTGCCTCAGACAGGGGCTCCCCTAGACCAGCCTTCTGAAGacatgggtgggggtgggttggggagggtcAGCCCAAGTCAGATTGATCTAGATCAGGGGGAAGCATAGAATGATGGGGACCAGGGCTAGCGCGGCTCCCTTCTCTCTTCATGGTCTTCCCCTAGCAGGGGCTCCTCTGCTGGTTCCACTTCCCCCAGGGAGCCGGCAGTGAGAAGGAAGCCCACTCCCAGCCTGGGCCAGCCCCAGGAGTCCAGCCAGGGGTGGGACCCAGCCTAAGGCTGGCTCTGCTACCACCTAGCTCCTGGAGAAGGAGATTGGACCTCTGGGACTGGTCCCCTGGTGAGGGAAGAACCGTCCTGTGCGTATCCTCAAGGAGACACCTGGCACTATTGCCTTCCCCGGGCAGAGACATGTAATGATTTTCTTGTCTGCCTCTTCGTCTGTGCCTTTTCTTCGGAGGACTTGACCGCATCCTGCCATCTTTTGGGCAAGGGAGctgtatgaaaaaaagaaaaaaaaaaaaggatgctttgACTTGATTTGTATGTAaacttttatgaatatatttctatacTACATCCTATCTAAAATTGAAATGGAGATATAAGAAAGAACTAGCAATGTAAGAAATCCACAGTAATGTGTAAGTTACTTAGAGAGCTAACACGAGATACTTGGACTCTCAAAGGAACTTGCTAACGCAGATGATGCTAAAAGAGTGCTAATTCTTTTAGTTGTTTATAAAATGTGTAGAAGTATGTGTGTTCCTTCTCACAGGGGTTAGTTATGTAGGGAGTGGGGCTGCTACAGATTCAGGTCCTATTTCAGTGGTAGGTCCATCTTATCTCCTCTTCAGGTCATATTCTCAAGCAGGAGCTGCAGGATGACATGACTAAACAATCTACTTCCTTTGCTTACCCACAAGCCTATAATGGGCTTCTGCAGGACTTCCTTGGTTGCTTTCAACATCACCTTCACCACCAGAGGTCAGGGAAACCTTCCGATTAATCGGGGGCCCTGGAAGTGATACAGGGAAGTATtgatttaaaagttataatatttatttagggCTTCCTATGAACTCATTGCTTAAACTGTGGtcctatttaatcttcacaaccactcTTATCAAGTTGGTATTGATAAATCTCAGGTGTATCCAAAATAAGTCTCCGTGTGAAGTTGTGGTATTTTTAGGCCTCTTATGTCTTTAGGTTTGTCTGGGCACCAGACATAAGGCAGTTCAACCTAATGCCCTTGCTCTAAGCAGCTCCAGATGCCAAGAATTGGCCAGTTACTCCTTTGGATTCACTGGATGGTCAAAAAGGGTCATAAAGGTAAACTGTAGATTTTCTTTGACTAACCAGACTCCTTTCAATATTGAAATCCTAGACTTCAGAGAGAAGACTAGAACTGGGTTGTGGGGAGATGTTAGAGACAAGTTTCTGAGCATTGACCTGCCACGTAGTATTAACGATAACCTCAGTgacttggtggtggtggtcataATTTTCTCCAGTATGTGTGTGGTATGTAATAAAAAACAGTTGTCCATATCTAGTAATTCATCTGTGAGTCTTACTTGATTTTGAAGCAACAGGATACCTCAACTATTAAGTGGGCTTGCCGGAGTTCAGTTTTtacttctaataaaatattttgaagcctTGCCTTTAATTCAGAGTCCTGGGTaggggtataactcagtggtagaacatatgcttagcatgcatgaggtcccgggttcaatccccaggacctccattaaaaaaaacccccaaaaaccaaaaaactcatcACCAAAATTCTACGAGCTTCAGGATCTTTCTGACCTtgatgaaagggaaaatgaagataTTGTGGCACCACATCAGAAGCAAGGCCTGAAGTTCTGTGCTTTAGAGGTGGTATTGCCATCCTATGAGGGCAGGAGTCCTGGGGCTGGCATGGCCGAGGAACCCTTGGACTACCCAGTGTGTGGTGGGTAGTGAGGGGGTgggatttctccttttttctttctttctaaaacttttttcTCAGATACATCATCACCCTGGCTAAGCAACTAAAGCCCTGGGCAGAGTTTTTCTGCCTTGCAATATAGGTTCTTAGGTGATGCCTTACAGAacctttaactttaaaattttagagctCTGCCTGTCAAGCTTAGGAGGAGGGaaaattttttcccccatttttggTTACTAATTTGTTTTGTGCTAAAATAGTCCTTTCCAATACAGATTTCTTGTAGCCTTCAGTTATCCCAACAAAATCATCATCTGAAGATTTAAATTCTTGTGTAAATGTTCAGTCCTTTGCTTCCTATTCAAGGACTTGAGTGGATAAGTCAAATGTAGATCCCTAGAAAGGTTTTTCCAGCTGTTACTGAGTTTTCTTCCTAGAACCTGTGGTATTTGGGGTTAGGGTTTTAAGTCAGAGGCAGGTCTGTTAGTTAATGGAGTGTGGGAGGCTCCACCATCCACCCGAGTGGCTGATGCCCTGGGAGAGGCCAGATCATCTGCACTATCACCAAATCTGTCTCATTGTGTGATTACAGCCATTTATGCACAGGAGAGCAGGAGCATAGCTTCAGCTTGTCCATTTGAAATCTGAGTGATGTGAGATTTGTGCCACATTTTTGGCTTGCATCTCCTGTCTAGTACTTCAGGAACTTCCAGAATTGATCTGGGCAGTAAAAATGTGTCCTGCCAGGATGTATCTACAACAGAGCCATTCAGCCACACGTGTGTGTTGGCCCTGTCCTTAATTGCTGTGATAGTGATCTAAGAATCAcagatgcatttttctttttaaatgtgtaacaGAAATCAATTATTCAGATAGGCATTTTaagtccatttgtttttcttggattTAGGGCCATTATTATTCcttaagaaaaggaagatgacCCAGAAGCTTGCTATTCAAAGGCTATGACAGATGCATTCCAGAAACTGCTGGTTGTGGTTTATgggtaagacttttttttttgagcggggcgataattaggtttattcatttatttacttgtttttagaggaggtgctgggggtagaaagaacccaggacctcgtgcttgctaagcatgttctctgccacttgaactatatcctccccactcTAAGACTTTCTTGGTTGTCCTTAACCTTGGCTCTGACCCCTTATTTGAAATTTGGAGAGCAGGAACGAGGGCCATCAGTGTGCTTCTACAGTTGTGGACACAGAAGACACAGGCCTTTTAAAACTCCCCTCAAGCAGAATCCCAAGCATTTAGGAATCAAGTAAATACGGCCTTAAGTGGGATTATGCTGCAGCATTTGAAAACTGTGAATGCCTTTCAAATAAGGTGTATTGTTATCCAGATCTCAGcatctcatatatattttatgtgaagTATTTTACTGAAAAACCTTTCTATAAGTGAATTATATGGATGTCTTGAATTAGGGATTAAGTTGTCAAagtaatttctaaaagaaaatattaatgtactgcatgtaagatttttttaaggagtaaaaatgtgtttcatgTCATTGAGAACTTAATTTGCAGCTAGATTTCTAATTATGTAACTCACCCCAGCGTTTTCAAGTTTGTTATGAAGGGAacaaagtagagaaagaaaagatggttacgttctgaaaaagtatttgaagttTCTTCTGcacaagataattattttaattcaatttataccaaattattttaaattaagtttaaatcAGGGACACTTCAATCATATCCATGTTTGGGCTTTAAGAAGTCTAGCTTCTTGTGAAATGTGAGAGGAAGGGATTCAGTATCGATGCTAAAATTTTCAGAAAGCTGATTGTAACAACAGACCCATTCCTCATTGGCCAATCTTGGaatcaattccatttaaaaaccattatGTACTTAATGCCAGGAGTAAGAAGCTCCTTCTCCATGAAGTTGAGTGGCCAGAGGGTGTGCCAGACAATTCAAAAGGACTAAAATTAAATGATTGTAAGGGCTGTGAAGGAAGTAAACTGGGTGCTAGTTGCagtatttcaagaaaattatttaacatgcTGACAATTTTTTGAGAGGGAGGAGgtaatcacatttttatttacttatttacatatactctacttcttaaaaataaatttttattgaaatatagtcagtttacaatgttgtgtcagtttctggtgtacagcacaatacacagtcatgtaggaacatacatagatttgttttcttattttttaaccataagttaccaaaagatactgaatatagttccctgtactatacagtataaacttgtttatctattttatttatagtagttagtatttgcaagtCTCCAacgcccaatttatcccttcccatccccttccccactgtttatttttaatgaaggtaacggggattgaatccaggaccttgtgcgtgctaggtaCACACTAACCAcagagctatacctccccccaacaTGCTGACTTTAACAACCTAGGTGTCTtctatgtgtgtgcacacagggtAGACCTCTGAAAAGTGGCATTGTAATTGTTTCTAGACTGATGGCTGTGCTGAGACAAGGTGAGATGGGGAAATTTTCCCATGCTAATGTAAAGGGCTGTTCACTTGGTTTCCAACACTTTCTCGGAATAAATTGCTCACCTACTCCAAAAACCCTTCCTGCAGAAATTTTGGAGTCGTCACTGATTCAGTGGTAACCCCTAATAACAGAGTGGTGAAGTTTATTATCAGACATGGATGCTGAGAGTTTATAGAGGACATGGCAACATTTTAGAATAACTAACTGTAAGGTGTATTCCTCTCCCGCCACCCTAACTTGTGCTCATTTTGTAGATCAGCTACTTTTCTTGGAAGCAGTGTGGCCAAGGGGAGGAAGAATGTCTCTCAGATGTCAGCTTTGAGGAGGAGCTGCTCAGATGGCCAGAACTGGGCTAGCACTTTTGAATTTCCAGGAAGTCCGGGCCCTGTGACTTCCTTGGGAAGCTCTGcaccacctcacccccacccctgcgcTGCTGGAGTCTGGGGCCACTCTGGTCTGCAGCCCAAATCCTGCCTTGTTGTGCcagggggccaggcctggggttgGAGAGAGGGCCCAGCAGGAGGTAAGTGTCACATTTGCTGGGGGAAGGATGGCTTGGGCCctgggaaaaagtctgactgtggttCCATCTCCACTCTGACCTAATAAAGGAGGTGTCACTACAGGGTGGGGcatgaggcaggggaggggcgcACGTGTAGCCAAGCTGCCATTTCGCTTCGGTGTCTGTTCAGTGTGCTTGGCCAGTGCCCTACTGGCCTGTGTCGCTGTGCCCGAATCGTTTTTAGATTATGCTTCACCAGTATTTTTGGTTGCTGCAGCTCTTTGGTTGGCAACCACTCTGGCTTCTGGTCCAGGGATGGCCCCTGGGGTGGTCCCTGGGCTCTGTCCAGCAGACCCCCGACTCACAGTCGGGGGACTTTAATTCTGTCAACCCGATGTCAGCTGAGACTTTGCTTTTGTACCCAGCCATGGAGTCAAATGGAGAGCTGCCTGCAGGACCACATGAAGATGCTGCTGTTCCACGTCAAGGTGAGAATGACAAGCTAACCCAGCGTCAAAAGCTCCCAGAGGAGGTTCCAGTGCTAGGCTGGGATCAGAATCAGGCCCCAGCTCTGTCTCGACCTAAAGGTAATGAGATCAAAGCTGTAGATACAGATCTACCTTTGGATCTTCTGGGAAGCCCAGATCAGCCTCCAGAGCCCCCTGAGGAGGCTGAAATGTCCTCATCCCCGCATGAGGCCCAGGCTCAGCGTCCAGAGCCCCCTCAGGAGGTCGAGTCTCCACCCCAGCAGGCGGCTCCTGCTCAAAATCCACAGGCCCCTGAGAAGGCTGAATCTTTTCCGCCCCAGGCAGAGGCCCAGGCTCAGCGTCCAGAGGCCACTGAAGAGACAGAACCACCTCCACTTCAGCAGGGGGCTCTGTCCCAGCCTTCAGAGGGCCCTGAGGAAGTAGGCACTGCCATCCCtcggggggagggagggcttcAGGAGGTTTTAGCTGAACAGTTAAGGCCTCATGAGGTAAATGGTCCCAATGAGAATGAAGCCCACCAGTCAGACCTGCATAGTGTCACTGTTAACCCTGTGGATCTGGCACTTACTTCAGAGGTCACTAATGTGGTTGAAACTTCTCCAGTTCTGCAGGAGGCCCCATCTCAGCCTCCAGAGAGCCCTGAGGAGGTGGAACCGTCTCCAGTCCAGGAGGAAGCTGCGTCTCAGCCTCCAGAGAGCCCCGAGGAAGTGCAACCTTCACTTGTGCAGGAGGCCCAGGCTCAGCCTGCAGAGCATCCTGAGGAGGCGGAACCTCCTCCATTCCCTCAGGAGGCCCAGGCTCAGCCTGCAGAGCGCCCTGAGTATGACTCTGCCCCACTCCAGCAAGAGGCCCCAATCGCAAGTTCCAGGGTTCCCTGGTGAGAATGTACCTCAGTTTCCAGTGAGTGATGAGGCAGCAGCTCGACCTGGAAGTAAGTATCCAGCTCACTCCAACCCATCCAGTGTTAGGCTTAAACCGGTGGATTTGGAACTTACGGTCACTCCAGAGCCTGCTAAGGAAGGCGAGTTTACCACAGCCCAGCAGGAGGCCCTGCCTCAGCCTCTTGAGTATTCTGTGGAGGCAGAACCTTCTCCAACCCCACAGGATGCCACAGGTCCACCTCCAGAGCCTCCTGAGGAAGCTGAGCCTTCTCCGGGTGGAGAGGGACAACTGGCTCAGCCTTATGAGCCTAATGGGGAAGTTGTACCCTTTTCAACCCAGCAGgagagcccagctcagcccacagAGCATCCTGAGGTGGTGAAACCAGCCACCCAGCAGGAGAGCCCAGCTCAGTCTCCAGCAGAGATAGAGCCTTCCGCAACCCAGCAGGAAAGCACAGCTCAGCGTCCAGAGTCTCCTGCTGAGGTCGAACCCTCGCCAGCTCATTCTCAAGAGCCTGATGTGACAGCAGCTTCTCCGCCAGGCCAGGATCAAGCTCAGTCTCTGCAACAGCCCAGTGTCACTGTGAAACCTGTGGACCTTGCACTCACCATAACTCCAGGGCCCACAGGTGAAGCTGAACCTTCTCTGCCCCAACAAGAGGCCTCAGCTCAGTCTGCAGAGTTCCCTGAGCAGTTGGAACCATTATTGGTCCAGCAGGAGGCTCCAGATCAGCCTCCAGCCCCCTCGGGAAGTGGTGAACCTTCTCCAGTCCAGCTTGAGcccccagctcagcctccagAGACCTCTACAGCTGCCACAGCTCAACCTCCAATCCATAACGAGGTGACGTTCTCACCTGCAGGTCCAGGTGAAGCTCAGCGTCCAGTGATGCCTGGTACCACAGGTGAACCCCTGGATCTGGCAGTTGTCATCACTCCAGAGCCTGCTAAGGAGGCTGAAAGTTCTCCAGAGCAGCAGGAGGGTTCTGCTTATTTTCCCATTTCCCCCGAGCAGGCTGAATTTTCTCCAGTTCAGTCCAagcctctgtctccatctccagaGCCCCCTGGGAAGATTGACTCTTTTCCAGGCCAACAAGAGGCCACAGCTCAGACTGCAGGTCCCCCTGAGGGGGTGGGGCTTTCTTCGGTCCAGGAGGAGGCCCTGGCTCAGCCTCCAGAGCCACCTAAGGAGGCTGAGATGACAGTTGGAACACCAGGACAGAATCAAGCTCAGCATTCCAGCTCGCCCAGTGTCACTGATAAACCTTTGGACCTGGGGCTTACCGTGACTCCAGGGCCTCTTACAGCGGCTGGACACTCTGCATCCCTGCAGCAGACATCTCATCCAACATACATGGAGGTGACACCTCCACAGGCAGAGCAGGTACTGGCTCAGCATCCATCCATGACTGAGTTCACAGTTCAACCTCTGGATCTGGAAGTTACACTAAGTCCAGAACCTAATACAGAGGCTCAACCTTCTCCAGCCATGCAAGGGACCCCAACTTGGCCTCCAGAGCCCCATCAGCCTTCATTGTATCAGGAGGTGACAGTTCCCACACCAGACCAGGATCACCTTGAGCATCTAATGTCATCTAGTGTCACAGATAAACCTTTGGATCTGGAGCTTACCGTGACTTCAGAACCTACTACAGAAGCTGAACATTCCACATCTCCTCCTCCAGAACACCCTGAGGTGACACTCTCCCCTTCAAGCATCACTCCAGTCACAGTTCACACTGTGGACCTGGAAGTTACTGTAACTGGAGCATCCAGTGTGGATGTTGAACCTTCTCCGACCAAGCAAGAGACCCCAACTCAGCCTCCAGAGCCACCAAAGGAGGTTGTCGTTCAATATCCACCCCATCAGGAGGTGACCATTCCAACTCCAAGTAAGGGTCATGGTCAGCACACAACACCATCCAGTGTCACACCTCATCATGTAGACCTGGAGCTAACCATGACTTCAGAACCTGCTATGGAGGCTCAACATTCTACAGTCCTCCGGAAGACTACAGCTCCTTCTCCTGAGGTGGCACTTGCACACCCAGACCTGACTCGAGTCACAGTTCCACCTGTAGACCAGGAATTTACCACAACTCGGCACCCAGGGTCACTGAAGACACCTGCTTCGACTGAGCCTTCAGTGGTACAGTCTGTAACATACACCTCAGAAAAGGAGCAACCGGAACAGAGCGCTCCCACAAGCGTGAACATCTGTCAGCTCTGCACCTGCAGTAATGAGACCTTGTCCTGCGTTGGTCTCAGCCCAAAGGAGAGGCTCCGCAGAGTGCCCGTGCCAGAGCCCAACAGCTACAATGGCACCTTCACTGTCCTGTAAGAATTGCTTTTCCTCGTTTGTTCTCTGCATCCTGCCTGACCTGGCAGCCTTTGGGGTCTTCCTGGGTCTTCCTCATGTCCCCAGCTCATGTTGACTGACTGCTTTTACATTCTTTTTGTCTTATAAGTGATTTCTTATCTTCATTTGCTTTCTTACTATCATTCCTTCTTCTCCCGTCTTTTACTTATAATTgctcttattctttttccttctctattttttagTTTCTCCATTATTTAGTTTCTTAACATCTTCTCTTCTCCCGGTTTTGCTCCATCCTCGTTGCAGCAACacgtccctctccccacctcattGGTGGTAATACAACAAAGTGGTTAAGAGTAgagattctggagtcagactacctgggtttgaatccaggtctgcCATTTGTTAGctttgtgactcagtttcctcatctggaaagtagGGATTATCATAGTCACCATCTCGTAGGATTATTGTGAGATTTAGatgagttaatgcatgtaaagctctTATATCAGTGCCTAGCATATATTTGAGTGTTAGCCATTATTTTTAGTCAACCCCCTCAGTTATATTGATTACTTACCTTTGCCCCCAGGATTTCTATATATAGCACCCATTTTAAGCCCAACCCACGGCTAAGTACTGTGGGAGCCACAGAAGTATGGCATTGTCTCCAGAACATCACAGTGATAGGTGGGAAGAATGAGACTACACCTTAAAAGGGAGGTGATGTGTAATTATTAAAAGATACAGAGAGGTGCTGAAATTAACCAGAACCTGGAATCACTGGGGTGTGGAGGTCAGGGGAAACTGCATGGATTAGCTAAAACTGTCACTGGAATGTAAAGACTGGCTGTGATTTGTTAGAGTGAAAATAGGGAGTACAGTCGAGGGAAAGGCTGTGGCTGCAGGAATCAGGATTTAAGAGATCAGTCTAGCTGTGAAGAACTGGGTTAAGCACCAATGAAAGATATGCTATGAAAAACCTTGACTGTTAAAAATGGGGGTTTCAAAAATATGGTATAAGACGTGGGGAGCCATTGAAAGTTTTCAAGGAAAAGtgagaaatgatgaaaacaagaagcttattttagattccatatgtagtGTGATCTAGAGAGGAAGGTTGGATTCAGGGAGACCAAACAGAATGCTGTAGCAAAACCTAGGAGGAAAGCGAGAATGGGCTGGATTAGCGTGGTTGTGACAGTAGTAGAAGAGAGATCCTGAGAGCACGACAAAGGGAAACCGACAAGGTTTAGTAACTGCCTAGAGTCAGGGGATGAGGGgtacaagagagaaaaatcaagtatGTTGATGAGAACGATGGTGGTACAACAGGTGGAAATACATTTGGGAAGGAGAGCCAGTTTGAGGGAACTGGATTCAGTTTTATTGATGAACATAAAGCAACCAGAAGGCTTCTGTTTGAGTGGAAATGTCCCGTAGGCAGGTGGCCAGACAGGTATCtgttttgacttatttttctGATCCCCCTGAAAAATGTGCATATAAGCTAAATCGTTGTTGCTGAGGGAAGAGGACAAAGCTAAAGTTAAAGATTCAACGCCATCCACAGTCAGTGGTTGAAACTGAACCTCAGGCATTTAACagcttattttaaatgtgtaaagtCATGGATACATTGttactgtttaaaagaaaatgtcatagaAGTATATACAggataaaatgtgaaattctctCCCCACATCCCTCCCACCCATAAGATAACTATGTTACTATTTTGATGTGTGTCCTTCCTTCCAGTctctttcctttgcattttttcccctaatgagGTAATAATTTTACTCCTCGTTCAGCGATCTGTGCTTTTCCTTTTGCAATATGAGAGAGAGTTTTCCATATTAGTCTCTAATTTCTAACTGCCCCTATCCTTCCAATACCTGGAGAGAGTTAGAGGGCACTGAGCCAAAGCTTTGGTGTTACCTGGCATAAGATTTCTTTACTTGCTGATAATGATACATTCTTGCCAGTTTTATCATTGATTTGTAGGAGTCGTTTTAGACACATAAGTGACTTTGGGAGAAAAAAGACTTAACATTCAAAACAATTGGCAATATATATCCAAGAAATTGGACAGATAGGAAGGTCAGGTTCTGAGGAGATGCCTCATTGCTTGTGCCAGTAGCGTCACATTATATCTTTATTATATCTTTAGGAATTGTGCCCACTGGGAAGCTGAGAAGCTGTGGGAGTTAGAAAGCTGGTCTTTTCTGCATTTGAGTATTCCCCACAAGGTTGCTATGATTGTCTCACTTACTCTGCTCATTCTCTTCCTACCTATTTAAGGATATGAACTGTGTTtcttcacagagatttccaaggAAACTCTATTTCTTACATTGATGAAAAT
The sequence above is a segment of the Camelus ferus isolate YT-003-E chromosome 16, BCGSAC_Cfer_1.0, whole genome shotgun sequence genome. Coding sequences within it:
- the LOC106730806 gene encoding leucine-rich repeat-containing protein 37A isoform X1 gives rise to the protein MESCLQDHMKMLLFHVKFCRRPHLSLQRALRRWNRLQSRRKLRLSLQRAPRKCNLHLCRRPRLSLQSILRRRNLLHSLRRPRLSLQSALSMTLPHSSKRPQSQVPGFPGENVPQFPVSDEAAARPGSKYPAHSNPSSVRLKPVDLELTVTPEPAKEGEFTTAQQEALPQPLEYSVEAEPSPTPQDATGPPPEPPEEAEPSPGGEGQLAQPYEPNGEVVPFSTQQESPAQPTEHPEVVKPATQQESPAQSPAEIEPSATQQESTAQRPESPAEVEPSPAHSQEPDVTAASPPGQDQAQSLQQPSVTVKPVDLALTITPGPTGEAEPSLPQQEASAQSAEFPEQLEPLLVQQEAPDQPPAPSGSGEPSPVQLEPPAQPPETSTAATAQPPIHNEVTFSPAGPGEAQRPVMPGTTGEPLDLAVVITPEPAKEAESSPEQQEGSAYFPISPEQAEFSPVQSKPLSPSPEPPGKIDSFPGQQEATAQTAGPPEGVGLSSVQEEALAQPPEPPKEAEMTVGTPGQNQAQHSSSPSVTDKPLDLGLTVTPGPLTAAGHSASLQQTSHPTYMEVTPPQAEQVLAQHPSMTEFTVQPLDLEVTLSPEPNTEAQPSPAMQGTPTWPPEPHQPSLYQEVTVPTPDQDHLEHLMSSSVTDKPLDLELTVTSEPTTEAEHSTSPPPEHPEVTLSPSSITPVTVHTVDLEVTVTGASSVDVEPSPTKQETPTQPPEPPKEVVVQYPPHQEVTIPTPSKGHGQHTTPSSVTPHHVDLELTMTSEPAMEAQHSTVLRKTTAPSPEVALAHPDLTRVTVPPVDQEFTTTRHPGSLKTPASTEPSVVQSVTYTSEKEQPEQSAPTSVNICQLCTCSNETLSCVGLSPKERLRRVPVPEPNSYNGTFTVLDFQGNSISYIDENTWKPYRWTEKLILRDNSLTELHKDSFKGLLVLRYLDLSCNKIQFIESGTFESLPFLQFVNLGCNSVTDLSFGTFRAAHGMQFLQKVILSHNPLTTVEDSYLFKLPALRYLDLGKTEVSLTTIERILMMSLELEKLILPSRRTCCLCQFKNTIEVVCKTVKLHCDRDCLTETTHCGEEAAVGNIEGSFMKVLEARKNNTSTELIIESEKASSDKHDVSFLAFVDEQLDFNDETDVISALNYVLPYFSEGNLEDLETAFLPFIKLLFLHLQDGDKPLGYLGKNTRNRFVKPESNNLLYKNKLQTFYHLKKWADSEMQKKIDEVKKKEKTARHVHADPLGHKLWQTFQKELDTAQPQENSPAKTESVGERLQGVDWVLKDPDVIIKESVNELNHWGKQNAQPAAENTAKQEALRRLAPGARGQLHILRKPRKLVGSSFNTKPSFINEDKAAVSSFLPPASTPPKSEVKQESKDLSYTILEDAESIVRNMEASKPTSRPRKKHMFLGPRSRAMHRAFQAERNHHLKREELLRISAGGPPSSSVRSLINPPSREAISSEEQLNSQENPLEEFSPSDPLVGKATLPEEAMSEVAARTDVPSTYSVTAGNFMPTVEHTDETQQEYHNVGTELPSKPTGFTSPGPSSLGDQFEIQVNQQLRSIIPNDYMRSLISHMIRTLKLDCTETHVKLSCAKFFTRTGLLIKLLSEQQKAKMSKAEGNTDLWKAENYISESTEDRSEQTRMESNELTEEVPGSSYTNKLIFTISLSVTVTAVVAVLVINFCLFEIYSRRTAAKGHKKSVRGFFWFVLRRKCPEESESQENFFWRMQPLWFRDLYRPLSATRKKKMAQKLHDESSDEEEIFSRVARAPRDGAADVILTIELEEPDEESETAPGSDAV